In a genomic window of Thermoproteus tenax Kra 1:
- the tatC gene encoding twin-arginine translocase subunit TatC — MSSDKEMPLWEHLAELAYRLKRVLVVGVIVFLLTLMPTPQRLSDPLQIITGFFVTGNYTTLAYDVFYRYVINPSIHMAYTNVMLISGEVFAPFNALLYVSLYFTALAIAPYLVYEVWAYIKPALYPHEIRAVRKYLAFAVLLFYLGNLYGLGLIARFFLRFLIDISSVLPGVTPVFSIGSVVDTIIQIALWSGIFFEAPVVIAVLSELCLINPWSIAEYRPVIYAFSLIIIAVFTPDATLISVFLTFLPFAVLLEVGLAYSKKIVKKCPDYAYMRPRNK; from the coding sequence GTGTCCTCTGATAAAGAGATGCCGCTGTGGGAGCACTTGGCCGAGCTGGCGTATAGACTCAAGAGGGTCCTAGTAGTCGGCGTCATAGTCTTCCTCCTCACGCTAATGCCGACTCCCCAACGTCTCTCGGACCCCCTCCAGATCATAACGGGCTTCTTCGTTACGGGAAACTACACGACGTTGGCCTACGACGTCTTCTATAGGTATGTCATAAACCCCTCGATACATATGGCCTACACTAACGTCATGTTGATCTCAGGCGAGGTCTTCGCCCCCTTCAACGCGTTGTTGTACGTCTCGCTCTACTTCACCGCGTTGGCTATAGCGCCCTATCTTGTGTACGAAGTATGGGCATATATAAAGCCCGCGCTCTACCCCCACGAGATCAGAGCCGTGAGGAAATATCTTGCATTCGCCGTGCTACTCTTCTACCTTGGCAACCTCTACGGCCTGGGCCTAATTGCCCGGTTCTTCCTCCGCTTCCTCATAGACATCTCCAGCGTGTTGCCGGGCGTCACGCCGGTGTTCAGCATAGGCTCAGTGGTGGATACAATAATCCAGATAGCGTTGTGGTCGGGGATATTCTTCGAGGCCCCCGTCGTAATCGCCGTGCTCTCGGAGCTCTGTTTGATAAACCCCTGGTCTATCGCTGAGTATCGGCCCGTGATATACGCCTTCTCCCTAATAATCATAGCTGTGTTTACTCCGGACGCAACGCTCATCTCCGTGTTTCTCACGTTCTTGCCCTTCGCAGTGTTGTTAGAGGTGGGGCTTGCCTACAGCAAAAAAATTGTAAAGAAGTGTCCCGATTACGCATATATGAGACCTCGAAATAAATAA
- a CDS encoding ABC transporter permease: MSGLGAFWGLYKREIIKIYRRPPALAMTFVQPIIWIIFFGSSLNGMPKEYLVQFFGTSNYIGFILPGQLATSMLFIGTFSSMSIVWDRRFGFLKKILVTPAPREAVFFSKVLGAVTRGLLQVPIMLAAAAAFGVRLPADFGGYLLWMAALVLLGLGFSSIYLSVAMRSSDWQLPQLVANVLNLPLMFTSTALFPKTFYPAWMRAIADVNPITFATEIGRGVVLSDPYDAAALAYLAVFAAASTAVGLLVAKRFLTVE, encoded by the coding sequence ATGAGCGGACTGGGCGCCTTCTGGGGCCTATACAAGAGGGAGATAATCAAGATCTACAGAAGGCCGCCGGCGTTGGCTATGACTTTCGTCCAGCCCATAATCTGGATCATCTTCTTCGGCTCTTCGCTCAACGGCATGCCCAAGGAGTACTTAGTCCAGTTCTTCGGCACATCGAACTATATCGGCTTTATCCTCCCGGGCCAGCTGGCCACGTCCATGTTGTTTATAGGAACTTTCAGCTCCATGTCTATAGTGTGGGACCGGCGCTTCGGCTTCTTGAAAAAGATCTTGGTGACTCCTGCGCCGAGGGAGGCCGTGTTCTTCTCCAAGGTCCTGGGAGCGGTCACGAGGGGGCTCCTGCAAGTGCCCATCATGTTGGCGGCGGCCGCCGCGTTCGGAGTGAGGCTCCCCGCAGACTTCGGCGGCTACCTATTGTGGATGGCCGCCCTAGTGTTGTTGGGGCTCGGCTTCTCAAGCATCTATCTATCTGTGGCCATGCGCTCCTCCGACTGGCAACTGCCCCAGCTTGTGGCCAACGTTTTGAACTTGCCATTGATGTTCACTTCTACAGCGTTGTTCCCCAAGACGTTCTATCCGGCGTGGATGAGGGCCATAGCGGACGTCAACCCCATAACTTTTGCGACGGAAATAGGCAGGGGGGTCGTATTGAGCGACCCCTACGATGCAGCTGCGTTGGCATATCTGGCCGTCTTCGCTGCGGCGTCCACCGCTGTGGGCCTCCTCGTCGCCAAGAGGTTCTTGACTGTCGAGTGA
- a CDS encoding daunorubicin resistance protein DrrA family ABC transporter ATP-binding protein produces the protein MTEAIRAVDLVKRYGPVTALAGISFSVARGEVFGLLGPNGAGKTTTIKILTGLTPPTSGQAYVAGFDVVKQTREVKRRVGWVSSEVILDDDLTAWENLELQARLQGVRNWRERARELLNYFGLLEHANRPVGGFSTGMRKRLEIATALLHSPEVLFLDEPTIGLDVNARAMLWDLIKTVNREFGVTILLTTHYMEEAEALCRRIAIIDLGKIIAVGTPDELKASVGGEIVELDVDKPLDLARLKAIPEVVDVAVADGKVRITVRRADEAIPAIVKALDFSAVRALRVERPSLDAVFMKLTGRRIEEAHVDYRKLYIMVQRARR, from the coding sequence ATGACTGAGGCCATAAGGGCAGTCGATCTAGTTAAGAGGTACGGCCCCGTCACTGCCCTGGCCGGTATATCGTTCTCCGTGGCTAGGGGCGAGGTGTTCGGCCTGCTCGGCCCAAACGGGGCGGGCAAGACGACCACCATCAAGATCTTGACCGGTCTGACGCCCCCCACCTCGGGGCAGGCCTATGTGGCCGGCTTCGACGTAGTGAAACAGACACGCGAGGTTAAGAGGAGGGTCGGCTGGGTGTCCTCTGAGGTCATCCTAGACGACGACCTCACCGCTTGGGAGAACTTGGAGCTTCAAGCGAGGCTCCAAGGCGTGAGGAACTGGAGGGAGAGGGCTAGGGAGCTTCTGAATTACTTCGGCTTGCTGGAACACGCCAATAGGCCAGTGGGCGGCTTCTCGACCGGAATGAGGAAGAGGCTCGAGATAGCCACCGCCCTATTGCACTCGCCCGAGGTGCTCTTCTTGGATGAGCCCACGATAGGGCTCGACGTAAACGCGAGGGCCATGTTGTGGGACTTGATAAAGACTGTCAACAGGGAGTTCGGAGTGACGATACTTTTGACGACTCACTACATGGAGGAGGCCGAGGCCCTATGCAGGAGGATCGCCATAATCGACTTGGGCAAGATAATAGCCGTGGGAACTCCAGACGAGCTTAAGGCGAGCGTAGGTGGAGAGATCGTCGAGTTGGACGTGGACAAGCCGCTGGATCTGGCGAGGCTCAAGGCGATCCCCGAGGTCGTCGACGTGGCAGTCGCCGATGGGAAGGTGAGGATAACCGTTAGGAGGGCCGACGAGGCGATCCCCGCCATAGTCAAGGCGCTCGACTTCTCGGCCGTGAGAGCGCTCAGAGTCGAGAGGCCGTCGCTGGACGCCGTGTTCATGAAGCTGACGGGGAGGCGTATAGAGGAGGCGCACGTGGACTACCGAAAGTTGTACATAATGGTGCAGAGGGCGAGGCGATGA
- a CDS encoding cation diffusion facilitator family transporter, translating to MDELGAARASIAATGIVILIYSAVWITTGSVAALSELAHVLVDVVGVATSYLAVRASLKPPDLEHPYGHQKADALGGLLGSIVVLVAAGLVAYEAVEKLLAWETYTPDLGATAAVAGAIVVDVSRVRVLRRFKHSRALSADSLHFATDAVASSAVLALFVTGLALEQWSAGLFREIGPLIDVAVAAGITAVFVRLSLRSARGAALELLDYSPPQLRDEAARLAKGVEGVVGVGDVKLRKAGPVYHGEVVIKVKRDITIEEAHKIADRVERRLERKFGGRFTVHVEPAELPRVPDCCDVVLAGPSKIVVYLYDDTCRVSFPGFDVELRRRSKLYSSI from the coding sequence GTGGACGAGCTGGGCGCCGCCAGGGCCTCTATAGCGGCAACAGGCATCGTGATTCTCATATACTCGGCCGTGTGGATAACGACCGGCTCCGTGGCCGCGCTCTCGGAGCTCGCCCACGTTCTAGTCGACGTAGTCGGCGTAGCCACAAGCTATCTGGCTGTCAGAGCCAGCCTGAAGCCGCCCGACCTTGAGCATCCGTACGGCCACCAGAAGGCCGACGCCTTGGGCGGGCTCCTGGGATCTATCGTCGTGCTTGTAGCGGCCGGCCTCGTCGCCTACGAGGCTGTCGAGAAGCTCCTCGCCTGGGAGACCTATACGCCAGACCTCGGCGCTACGGCCGCTGTCGCCGGAGCCATAGTAGTCGACGTGAGCCGCGTGAGGGTCCTGAGGAGGTTCAAACACAGCAGAGCTCTGAGCGCAGACTCTCTACACTTCGCCACAGACGCAGTGGCGTCGTCGGCAGTCCTGGCCCTCTTCGTCACCGGTCTCGCTCTGGAGCAGTGGAGCGCAGGTCTGTTCAGAGAGATCGGCCCGTTGATCGATGTGGCCGTCGCCGCAGGCATAACTGCAGTTTTCGTCAGACTGAGCTTGAGGTCGGCCCGGGGAGCTGCTCTGGAGCTCCTCGACTATTCGCCGCCTCAGCTCAGAGATGAGGCGGCGCGCTTGGCCAAGGGGGTTGAAGGCGTCGTGGGCGTGGGGGATGTGAAGCTCCGTAAGGCCGGCCCCGTATATCACGGCGAAGTCGTGATAAAAGTCAAGAGGGATATAACGATTGAGGAGGCGCACAAGATAGCAGACAGAGTAGAACGGCGTTTGGAAAGAAAGTTCGGCGGCCGTTTCACAGTACACGTAGAGCCCGCGGAGCTTCCCCGGGTCCCCGACTGTTGCGACGTTGTGCTAGCCGGGCCGTCGAAGATCGTCGTCTACCTCTACGACGACACTTGCCGCGTCTCTTTCCCCGGATTCGACGTCGAGTTGAGGCGTAGATCTAAGTTATATTCCAGTATATAG
- a CDS encoding histone deacetylase, with amino-acid sequence MKILVGEHRDERIEALPPELLERVRARGSWDDYMKIHGGPLASEAKRREAEVLAELGLLDEALRRGRAIVASYPPRLIGHSSGKGGYLNPAAYLAAKTGYPLISFDAHFPWGTWELHLKLGFPLLAIYSGAEGPHPGRLAKRSDRIVAVPLPPGASDQSLEAAISLAEGLGPVVLEVGLDFYYREPSGHFFATDRTYYRLGALVGRGGLAVLDCVSKASAEAAAALLAGAEGGPEPPDRPFEETRAVQSEAAAAIKKAKERARRIFKV; translated from the coding sequence GTGAAGATACTAGTGGGCGAGCACCGCGACGAAAGGATCGAGGCGCTCCCGCCCGAGCTATTGGAGAGGGTGAGGGCCAGAGGCTCGTGGGACGACTACATGAAGATACACGGAGGTCCTCTGGCGTCTGAAGCAAAGAGGAGGGAGGCCGAGGTCTTGGCCGAGCTCGGCCTTTTGGACGAGGCGTTGAGGAGGGGCAGGGCCATCGTCGCGTCGTATCCGCCGAGGCTGATAGGCCACAGCTCGGGCAAGGGCGGATACCTCAATCCAGCCGCCTATCTGGCCGCCAAAACCGGCTATCCCCTGATCTCGTTCGACGCACATTTCCCATGGGGCACTTGGGAGCTACACCTCAAGCTGGGGTTTCCTTTGTTGGCTATATACAGCGGCGCAGAGGGGCCCCATCCGGGGAGGCTGGCCAAGAGGAGCGATAGAATCGTTGCAGTGCCCCTCCCGCCGGGCGCATCGGACCAGTCCCTAGAGGCGGCCATATCGTTGGCGGAGGGCCTCGGCCCAGTGGTGTTGGAGGTCGGACTGGACTTCTACTACCGGGAGCCCTCAGGCCACTTCTTCGCCACAGATAGGACGTACTATCGCCTGGGGGCCCTCGTGGGAAGGGGCGGCCTTGCAGTTTTGGACTGCGTCAGCAAAGCCTCGGCGGAGGCCGCGGCGGCTCTGTTGGCGGGAGCCGAGGGGGGCCCGGAGCCTCCGGACAGGCCGTTCGAGGAGACGCGCGCCGTCCAGTCGGAGGCGGCAGCGGCGATCAAGAAGGCCAAGGAGCGGGCCCGAAGGATCTTCAAGGTTTAA
- a CDS encoding MFS transporter encodes MARSSVLALTSAAHFINDGNTWLLPVAYAYLVKVHGMPAYLAGIIAALFAALGALASPLVGRLMDKYKRPMRLIGLGLVLWALGLAAFGLGVQTYDLPLVFAGALVSGFASAFYHPLGSAALALAYGGSSGAAMGINGAMGSLGRALYPSISTALFAALGNYYYSLIALALATAAVAVPTFLAEEPSYEERGGRGGRPEAVNMRAVAALTASAFLRGFALQGISQYVGVILVTYFGYAFGQGLGNELTAFLLPAIVGQPLFGYLSDAVGRRTMLAVSTVGAALSAAAFAATGSVSLLPLFGFFTFSAFPLMLSLAGDLVPRSSTGLATSLVWGLGNTGGGALGPAAMGFMLSAMGLGAVYVMASVALASAATLLAVPRPPRRGRVPLFG; translated from the coding sequence ATGGCCAGATCCTCGGTCTTGGCTCTCACCAGCGCCGCCCACTTCATCAACGACGGAAACACGTGGCTTCTGCCCGTTGCCTACGCCTATCTAGTCAAAGTGCACGGAATGCCTGCGTATCTGGCGGGGATCATAGCCGCCCTCTTCGCGGCCCTCGGCGCTCTGGCCTCGCCCTTGGTGGGGCGCCTTATGGATAAATACAAGAGGCCCATGAGGCTGATAGGGCTCGGCCTAGTCTTGTGGGCCCTCGGGCTCGCGGCGTTCGGCCTAGGAGTTCAGACCTACGATCTGCCGCTCGTGTTCGCAGGCGCTCTTGTCTCCGGATTCGCCTCGGCGTTCTATCACCCGTTGGGCTCCGCGGCCCTCGCGTTAGCCTACGGAGGAAGCAGCGGGGCGGCCATGGGCATAAACGGGGCCATGGGCAGCTTGGGGAGAGCCCTCTATCCGTCTATCAGCACGGCCCTCTTCGCGGCCCTCGGCAACTACTACTACTCGCTAATTGCCCTCGCATTGGCCACAGCCGCCGTGGCTGTCCCGACCTTTTTGGCTGAGGAGCCCTCCTACGAGGAGAGGGGAGGCCGCGGCGGGAGGCCCGAGGCAGTCAATATGAGGGCTGTGGCCGCGCTGACCGCCTCGGCGTTCCTCAGAGGCTTTGCGCTACAGGGGATAAGCCAGTACGTCGGAGTAATCCTGGTGACCTACTTCGGCTACGCCTTCGGCCAGGGGCTCGGCAACGAGCTCACGGCCTTCTTGCTGCCCGCCATTGTGGGACAGCCCCTCTTCGGCTATCTGAGCGACGCCGTGGGCAGGAGGACCATGTTGGCCGTCTCAACGGTCGGGGCGGCCCTCTCAGCGGCGGCCTTCGCTGCAACGGGCTCAGTATCTCTGCTTCCCCTCTTCGGCTTCTTCACCTTCAGCGCGTTCCCGTTGATGCTCTCCCTCGCGGGAGACCTAGTGCCGCGCTCCTCCACGGGCCTGGCCACCTCACTGGTCTGGGGCCTTGGGAACACCGGCGGAGGCGCGCTGGGGCCGGCGGCCATGGGCTTTATGCTCTCGGCGATGGGCCTCGGCGCAGTGTACGTGATGGCGTCGGTCGCCCTGGCGTCGGCCGCCACGCTGCTCGCAGTGCCGAGGCCTCCGAGGAGGGGTAGAGTGCCTCTGTTCGGCTAA
- a CDS encoding RAD55 family ATPase, whose protein sequence is MIIDLSGIVAIYGGPGTGKTTLAASVAHKRLAQGERVLWASFYEDKPTLLSSMARLGYDLSGADVWEAVLTDPTSTFNQISHLVSHSPPNLLVLDSITQLQGVDIRANVTNLIYRAFKFAGIDAIIISEEPPGPLSYIADTSVRMSLELTSRGVPIRRMVVEKSRGAPAGVAKEFEILEGAGIIFLDELRPKVAKSSSLSLDGASVSGARSALIVGGSSGVFAAAWAERLAASGSRVLFRTYRSSLPSIKGAQVDKLMADPKAYGRHIYELVKKVEEADADVVFYDGLEVEELVYGAREAFSLNLRKIRALTERGIALVLSGLRGRWLRSVVDAVVVASGDIATISKPYSPPLTCKFSAAGGLSLSC, encoded by the coding sequence ATGATTATCGATCTTTCTGGAATTGTTGCTATTTACGGGGGCCCAGGGACGGGGAAGACCACTCTCGCCGCATCGGTGGCCCACAAGAGGCTCGCCCAAGGCGAGAGAGTCCTCTGGGCCTCTTTCTACGAGGACAAGCCCACTCTGCTGAGCTCCATGGCCCGCCTGGGCTACGACTTGAGCGGCGCAGACGTATGGGAGGCCGTCCTCACAGACCCCACCTCCACCTTCAACCAGATCTCCCACTTAGTCTCCCACAGCCCGCCGAACCTCCTGGTCCTGGACTCTATAACTCAGCTTCAGGGCGTGGACATCAGAGCCAACGTCACAAACCTTATATACCGCGCCTTCAAATTCGCCGGAATTGACGCCATAATAATCTCGGAGGAGCCGCCCGGCCCCCTGAGCTACATCGCCGACACGAGCGTCAGAATGTCCCTCGAGCTGACGAGCAGGGGGGTCCCCATCAGGAGGATGGTGGTGGAGAAGTCAAGAGGGGCTCCCGCCGGCGTGGCCAAAGAGTTTGAGATCCTCGAGGGAGCCGGCATAATCTTCCTAGACGAGCTGAGACCCAAGGTGGCCAAGAGCTCCTCGCTGTCCCTCGACGGCGCCTCAGTCTCGGGCGCCCGCTCTGCCCTAATTGTCGGAGGCTCCTCCGGAGTGTTCGCGGCCGCGTGGGCCGAGAGGCTGGCCGCCTCAGGCTCCAGAGTGTTGTTCCGCACCTATAGATCCTCACTCCCCTCCATAAAGGGGGCCCAGGTGGACAAACTGATGGCGGATCCAAAGGCGTACGGCAGACATATCTACGAGTTGGTGAAAAAGGTCGAGGAGGCCGACGCCGACGTGGTCTTCTACGACGGCCTCGAAGTGGAGGAGCTGGTCTACGGCGCGAGGGAGGCGTTCTCCCTCAATTTGAGGAAGATACGCGCGTTGACAGAGCGCGGAATAGCCCTAGTCCTGTCGGGCCTGAGGGGGCGTTGGCTCAGATCCGTAGTAGACGCCGTAGTTGTGGCGTCTGGAGACATCGCGACGATCTCCAAGCCCTATTCTCCTCCGCTGACCTGCAAGTTCTCGGCCGCCGGCGGGCTCTCGCTCAGCTGTTGA
- a CDS encoding THUMP domain-containing class I SAM-dependent methyltransferase, giving the protein MRYLFTTVPGLEDVAVEELASVGATQASAVSLTGRVIAEVPAPPTSLLGLRSVEKFGVFVASGSFRDLADIASGVMAHMGEIKEYLSPNTSVGVSCERAGKHPFKSRDVEAAVGRLFKEAGYPINLVDPDVEVNVDVVGDAYYVWITSTKSSLKDRGRPYQHYAALNPIVAFAMAKLARVKDGETVCDLTCGGGTICLEAARAARVRCICVDISLKHLRGALQNFKAEETDADVLWFDSTKLHRAMRPVCDVFLFNPPYGVRIPADIHKLYRGLAKSISALARGGARVAVVTPRWRAFLKYFRGEVWERRVIYQGGIYSSIVVGSL; this is encoded by the coding sequence ATGCGCTACCTCTTTACGACGGTGCCGGGGCTTGAGGACGTCGCAGTGGAGGAGCTGGCCTCGGTGGGCGCGACGCAAGCATCAGCCGTCAGTCTGACCGGCAGAGTGATCGCCGAAGTCCCCGCGCCGCCCACATCGCTTCTGGGCCTGCGCTCTGTGGAGAAATTCGGCGTATTTGTGGCGTCCGGCAGCTTCCGGGATCTGGCCGATATAGCCTCGGGCGTTATGGCCCACATGGGGGAGATCAAGGAGTACCTCTCGCCCAATACGTCCGTCGGCGTCTCATGCGAGAGGGCCGGGAAACACCCCTTCAAGTCGAGAGACGTAGAGGCGGCTGTGGGAAGACTGTTCAAGGAGGCGGGCTACCCCATAAACCTGGTCGATCCAGACGTGGAGGTCAACGTAGACGTAGTGGGCGACGCGTACTACGTCTGGATAACTTCGACGAAGTCCTCGCTCAAGGACAGAGGGAGGCCCTACCAACACTACGCCGCGCTGAACCCCATAGTGGCCTTCGCAATGGCCAAGTTGGCGCGGGTGAAAGACGGCGAGACCGTCTGCGATCTGACGTGCGGCGGGGGTACCATATGTCTTGAGGCCGCCCGCGCGGCGCGGGTGAGGTGCATCTGCGTGGATATATCGCTCAAACACCTGAGGGGGGCTCTACAGAACTTCAAGGCGGAGGAGACCGACGCCGACGTGCTCTGGTTCGATTCCACTAAGCTCCACAGAGCAATGAGGCCTGTCTGCGACGTCTTCCTCTTCAATCCGCCCTACGGCGTGAGGATCCCTGCGGATATACATAAATTATATAGAGGTCTGGCCAAGTCAATCTCGGCGCTCGCCAGAGGCGGCGCCAGAGTCGCCGTGGTGACCCCCCGCTGGAGGGCCTTCCTTAAATACTTCAGGGGCGAGGTGTGGGAGCGCCGGGTCATATATCAAGGGGGCATCTACAGCTCCATAGTCGTGGGATCACTTTAA
- a CDS encoding DUF401 family protein, whose protein sequence is MLEILAFLASVALIIGGTLSRKIDVAASLAAGALLYGAMTLGPRALEATISSFNYSMFEVLSSLILAMALGYLMRMRREAIASGLIAVGPRFAAFAIPAAIGLLPMPGGAYISAVVADPLYNKMGLGGAQRSFLNYWMRHIWIPIWPLFQGVLITAAVLNVPVLRVISWSWPASVAALVAGVAVGAREVRRAEAEGRLKDLVSLWPLLAVAALSLIAPIYIAVAAALALFVAVHRPGGPAMAEAFRYALTPRIMAIIVFSLMFSEYIRASGLSELLASRLGAAAPLAAFLVPFLVGLATGVEFTFAALAFPPLAPLLHGYRLAVAFLGGFLGVMLSPAHSCFVLTTDYYKAEYRDVYRLLIRAMLAALAAGLPLFWALGALSPA, encoded by the coding sequence ATGTTGGAGATCCTCGCGTTTCTAGCCTCTGTGGCCTTGATAATAGGCGGCACTCTCTCGCGGAAGATCGACGTTGCAGCGTCCCTCGCCGCCGGCGCATTGCTGTACGGCGCAATGACCCTCGGGCCGCGCGCGCTCGAGGCCACGATCTCGTCCTTCAACTACTCTATGTTCGAGGTCCTTTCCTCCCTAATATTGGCCATGGCGTTAGGATACCTCATGAGGATGAGGCGGGAGGCAATCGCCAGCGGGCTCATCGCAGTGGGCCCCCGTTTCGCGGCCTTCGCCATTCCGGCGGCCATCGGCTTGTTGCCCATGCCGGGCGGAGCCTACATCTCGGCAGTTGTGGCCGACCCGCTCTACAACAAGATGGGGTTGGGAGGTGCCCAGAGGAGCTTCCTAAACTACTGGATGCGCCACATATGGATACCCATATGGCCTCTGTTCCAGGGTGTCTTGATAACGGCGGCGGTATTAAACGTCCCAGTGCTCCGCGTCATATCGTGGTCTTGGCCGGCCAGCGTAGCGGCTCTAGTGGCAGGCGTGGCGGTGGGGGCGAGGGAGGTCAGAAGGGCCGAGGCCGAGGGCAGGCTCAAGGACCTTGTCTCTCTGTGGCCTCTGTTGGCTGTGGCCGCGCTCTCCCTCATAGCGCCCATATATATAGCTGTGGCCGCGGCCCTAGCCCTTTTCGTGGCCGTCCACAGGCCAGGCGGGCCCGCTATGGCCGAGGCCTTCAGATACGCTCTAACCCCCCGCATAATGGCCATAATCGTCTTCTCGCTTATGTTCTCAGAATATATAAGGGCCAGCGGCTTGAGCGAGCTCCTCGCCTCACGCCTTGGGGCAGCGGCGCCCCTAGCCGCGTTCTTGGTGCCCTTTCTCGTTGGTCTCGCCACCGGCGTCGAGTTCACCTTCGCGGCCCTGGCCTTCCCGCCCCTGGCGCCGCTGTTACATGGCTACCGCCTAGCGGTCGCGTTCCTGGGCGGCTTTCTCGGCGTTATGTTGAGCCCGGCGCACAGCTGTTTTGTCCTAACTACCGACTATTACAAGGCTGAATATAGAGATGTCTACCGGCTCCTCATAAGAGCCATGCTCGCTGCGTTGGCTGCGGGCCTCCCCTTGTTCTGGGCCTTAGGCGCCCTATCGCCCGCGTAA
- a CDS encoding PINc/VapC family ATPase codes for MAKYVVDISTLLDGSLKEAVISGAVRGSVLVPEEALDYLERLARQGDGVGLIGMEELRDLRSAIEKLGLGDLVKLEFITAGRRGAEPDELPSIVRRLAKENGAVVVTSDPFLRDSAAAMGLEVLYLGRERQSLTIEKFFGKDVMSVHLKEGVPPQAKAGRPGSWRLVRLSDEPMTRQQLEVIARELVSEAVRGSGATKLEIRRPHSMIIQHKDLRIVVTFPPVSDGLEITAVKPLVKRRLEDYGLDPKIVDRLEKSAEGILISGPPGAGKTTFAQALAEFYLSKGRIVKTIESPRDMVLDRAITQLSKNYATSEELHDLLLLSRPDYTIFDEMRDTADFQLYVDLRLAGVGMVGVVHATSPIDAVQRFVRRVELGMIPSIIDTVIFMKDGEVKKVYSLAMTVKVPAGMREEDLSRPVVVVKDFLTGEPEFEIYVFGEETFVVPLKRGEGRAPSKKLYSAVISALKRYVPPQEIRVEEGEDGVVVVKVPEEYLSVVVSRGVNKLEKLRRRFAVDFRVEPL; via the coding sequence GTGGCTAAATACGTGGTGGATATCTCTACGTTGTTGGACGGTTCGCTCAAGGAGGCCGTCATCTCCGGGGCTGTGAGAGGCTCGGTCCTCGTCCCCGAGGAGGCCCTGGACTATCTGGAGCGTCTGGCGAGGCAGGGCGACGGCGTGGGTCTAATAGGCATGGAGGAGCTGAGGGATCTAAGGAGCGCGATTGAGAAGTTGGGCCTAGGCGATTTGGTCAAACTGGAGTTCATCACGGCGGGCCGCAGGGGGGCCGAGCCCGACGAGTTGCCCTCCATCGTGAGGAGGTTGGCCAAGGAGAACGGCGCAGTGGTGGTAACGAGCGATCCCTTCCTGCGCGATTCGGCGGCGGCCATGGGGCTGGAGGTGCTCTATCTGGGGCGGGAGAGACAGAGTTTGACAATAGAGAAGTTCTTCGGGAAGGACGTTATGTCTGTGCACCTAAAGGAGGGAGTGCCTCCGCAGGCTAAGGCGGGGAGGCCGGGGAGCTGGCGCCTCGTCAGACTCTCCGACGAGCCTATGACGCGCCAACAGCTCGAGGTCATAGCGAGGGAGTTGGTGTCGGAGGCCGTGAGGGGCTCGGGCGCCACAAAGCTCGAGATACGGAGGCCGCACTCGATGATAATACAACACAAGGACCTCCGCATAGTGGTCACGTTTCCGCCCGTCTCAGACGGACTTGAGATAACCGCCGTAAAGCCGTTGGTCAAGAGGAGGTTGGAGGACTACGGCCTAGATCCCAAGATAGTCGATAGGCTCGAGAAAAGCGCCGAGGGGATACTCATCTCCGGGCCGCCGGGAGCCGGCAAGACGACGTTCGCGCAAGCGCTCGCCGAGTTTTATCTCTCCAAGGGCAGGATCGTGAAGACGATTGAGTCGCCTAGGGATATGGTTTTGGACAGAGCCATTACTCAGCTCTCCAAAAACTACGCCACCTCGGAGGAGCTCCACGACTTGCTCCTGCTGTCGCGCCCCGACTACACCATATTCGACGAGATGAGGGACACGGCTGACTTCCAACTGTACGTGGATCTAAGGCTCGCCGGCGTGGGGATGGTGGGCGTGGTGCACGCCACGTCCCCCATCGACGCTGTGCAGAGGTTCGTGAGGAGGGTCGAGCTGGGCATGATACCGTCTATAATAGACACAGTGATATTCATGAAGGACGGCGAAGTCAAAAAGGTGTACTCTCTCGCTATGACCGTCAAAGTGCCCGCGGGCATGAGGGAGGAGGACCTATCCAGGCCGGTGGTAGTAGTCAAGGACTTCCTTACGGGCGAGCCCGAGTTCGAGATATACGTCTTCGGCGAGGAGACCTTTGTAGTCCCGCTGAAGAGGGGGGAGGGCCGTGCGCCGAGCAAGAAGCTGTACTCGGCGGTGATCTCGGCGTTGAAACGCTACGTGCCGCCGCAAGAGATCCGAGTGGAGGAGGGCGAGGACGGCGTCGTGGTAGTCAAAGTGCCCGAGGAGTATCTCTCAGTAGTTGTGTCGAGGGGAGTAAACAAGCTCGAGAAGCTCAGGAGGAGGTTCGCCGTGGATTTCAGAGTGGAGCCCCTGTGA